A genomic stretch from Corynebacterium faecale includes:
- the pyrF gene encoding orotidine-5'-phosphate decarboxylase — translation MVDTFGEKLLEAASTRGRLCVGIDPHESLLHAWGLPVNVEGLAEFSRICVEAFADTVALVKPQVAFYERFGSRGFAVLEETIATLRERGCLVVSDAKRGDIGSTMAGYASAWLNPESPLSSDAVTVSPYLGFGSLEPAFALAEEHGRGVFVLAATSNPEARALQDQTSAAGVTISQQIINEVEALNAPHMARGLAGNVGVVVGATLTQPPVLSGLGGPILMPGVGAQGGTTDDVNLIAGDMSHLAFPNVSRSVLMQGPDVDSLRISVSETAADFPGFPRS, via the coding sequence TTGGTGGACACATTTGGAGAAAAACTCCTCGAAGCCGCCTCCACCCGGGGGCGGCTGTGTGTGGGAATCGACCCCCACGAAAGTCTCCTGCATGCCTGGGGTCTCCCAGTCAACGTGGAAGGACTCGCTGAGTTCTCCCGCATCTGCGTGGAGGCCTTCGCCGACACCGTGGCACTGGTGAAGCCCCAGGTGGCATTCTATGAACGTTTCGGCTCACGGGGCTTTGCAGTCCTGGAGGAAACCATCGCCACCCTGCGTGAACGGGGTTGCCTGGTTGTCTCTGATGCAAAGCGCGGCGATATCGGATCCACCATGGCTGGATACGCCTCGGCGTGGTTGAATCCGGAATCCCCCTTGTCGAGTGACGCGGTGACCGTCTCGCCCTATCTGGGCTTCGGTTCTCTCGAACCGGCGTTCGCGCTCGCCGAGGAACACGGCAGGGGAGTGTTTGTTCTGGCGGCCACCTCAAACCCCGAGGCGCGGGCTCTGCAGGACCAGACCAGCGCGGCGGGTGTGACGATTTCGCAGCAGATCATCAATGAGGTGGAAGCACTGAATGCCCCTCATATGGCGCGTGGACTGGCGGGCAACGTCGGTGTGGTCGTCGGCGCCACCCTCACCCAGCCGCCGGTGTTATCAGGCCTCGGAGGCCCGATCCTCATGCCGGGTGTGGGCGCACAGGGAGGCACGACTGATGATGTGAACTTGATAGCGGGGGATATGTCCCATCTGGCATTCCCCAACGTCTCAAGGTCTGTCTTGATGCAGGGACCTGATGTGGATAGCCTGAGAATTTCAGTGTCGGAAACCGCCGCTGATTTTCCAGGTTTCCCCAGGTCATGA
- a CDS encoding HNH endonuclease signature motif containing protein, translating into MNTVHTPINYYTVNNPADPQAVVLNDITRQAHLFFEQAMPGEDTDFELTVASLAISTGLSRRRVSNMIMAFFQLADLPLLNIRQHELFHLDQQRLISISQALFGLNPEHLPIVDELLTDYLTPSAPNQPLPLPGAISHKIKAIRDMLKDPKATGTNTGSGKKEFSTSDNPDGTTDLYATVDPVEGKLITDAVSRHAEATGKTPGEAFVDLILSKIKITVQLNIYRATDLAHAPAWVSGIGWLDEATGHHWAAQATRTQDMDKAFGKHAAGHDPTPDIRAAVEGRDGGCTAPYCSVPATHCDLDHRINHADGGCTCTANLCCLCRRHHNGKTCGRTVYLQDPVTGIVVTILENGKWAVTVPEGPLTPQSARWAQTVSQYRTAHHKRWAAAAEHEEATRTAEVQEDEPPF; encoded by the coding sequence ATGAACACCGTCCATACACCGATCAACTACTACACCGTTAACAATCCAGCAGACCCGCAGGCCGTGGTCTTGAATGATATCACCAGACAGGCCCACCTGTTTTTCGAACAAGCCATGCCCGGAGAAGACACCGATTTCGAGCTCACCGTAGCCAGCCTGGCGATCTCCACAGGGCTCTCCCGTCGGAGAGTATCCAACATGATCATGGCTTTCTTCCAGCTCGCAGATCTACCGCTCCTCAATATCCGGCAACATGAGCTCTTCCACCTTGATCAGCAGCGCCTGATCAGCATCTCCCAGGCACTCTTCGGGTTGAACCCTGAACATCTGCCCATTGTGGATGAGCTCCTCACCGATTACCTCACACCATCCGCCCCGAATCAGCCGCTGCCACTTCCGGGCGCCATCAGCCACAAGATCAAGGCGATCCGGGACATGCTCAAGGATCCCAAGGCCACTGGCACTAATACCGGCTCCGGCAAGAAGGAGTTCTCCACCTCCGATAATCCCGATGGCACCACAGATCTTTATGCCACCGTGGATCCGGTTGAAGGAAAACTCATCACTGACGCCGTATCCAGACATGCCGAAGCCACTGGAAAAACCCCGGGCGAGGCTTTCGTCGATCTGATCCTCAGCAAGATCAAGATCACGGTTCAACTCAATATCTACCGTGCCACAGATCTGGCCCATGCCCCGGCCTGGGTATCCGGCATCGGGTGGCTGGATGAAGCCACCGGCCATCACTGGGCGGCCCAGGCAACGAGAACCCAGGACATGGATAAGGCCTTCGGGAAGCACGCCGCCGGCCATGATCCCACTCCGGACATCAGGGCGGCCGTGGAGGGGCGCGATGGCGGTTGTACAGCCCCGTACTGCTCGGTGCCAGCCACACACTGCGATCTCGACCACCGGATCAACCACGCCGATGGTGGATGCACCTGCACCGCCAACCTGTGCTGCCTCTGCCGCCGGCACCACAACGGCAAGACCTGCGGGCGCACCGTCTACCTCCAGGATCCGGTGACAGGGATCGTGGTCACCATCCTGGAGAACGGAAAGTGGGCGGTCACGGTTCCGGAGGGCCCACTGACTCCCCAGAGTGCACGGTGGGCCCAGACCGTGTCCCAGTACCGCACCGCACACCACAAGCGTTGGGCGGCAGCCGCCGAACACGAGGAAGCCACCCGGACAGCTGAGGTGCAGGAGGATGAACCACCCTTCTAA
- the rpoZ gene encoding DNA-directed RNA polymerase subunit omega encodes MGITAPPIDELLDKVTSKYALVIFAAKRARQINSYYQQADEGVFEFIGPLVTPQPGEKPLSIALREINVGLLDHEEG; translated from the coding sequence ATGGGCATCACCGCCCCGCCGATCGATGAGCTGCTGGACAAGGTCACCTCAAAGTACGCCCTCGTGATCTTCGCCGCCAAGCGTGCGCGTCAGATCAACAGCTACTACCAGCAGGCAGATGAGGGAGTCTTCGAGTTCATCGGACCTCTCGTCACCCCACAGCCAGGTGAGAAGCCATTGTCTATCGCTCTGCGTGAGATCAATGTCGGTCTTCTGGATCATGAGGAAGGCTAA
- the coaBC gene encoding bifunctional phosphopantothenoylcysteine decarboxylase/phosphopantothenate--cysteine ligase CoaBC, with the protein MTQQRVSEQIGDQPESRRRVVVGVAGGIAAYKACHIIRAFKEAGDDVRVVPTESALSFVGRSTFEALSGNPVSTTVFDDVDQVQHVRVGQEADLIVIAPATADLMARLVMGRADDLLTATVLVATCPVVVAPAMHTEMWFNPATVANVETLRSRGITVIEPAHGRLTGKDTGPGRLPDPEQIVDIANAVGNGVVLGQDLKGKRVLITAGGTQENIDPVRFIGNSSSGRQGFALGEIAAQRGARVTIVAGNTAELSTPAGAEIVKVSSTQDMFDAVQEKAGESDIIIMAAAVADFRPDTQADSKLKKGGDDDSLTTVHLVENPDILKTTVARRSEGELDSNPVIVGFAAETGDATTSALDYARAKLERKGCDLLMCNEVGHGKVFGQLRNRGWILASDGSVTEVEDATKLEVAAHIVNAVVAFTR; encoded by the coding sequence ATGACCCAGCAGCGTGTGAGTGAGCAGATCGGGGACCAGCCGGAGTCGCGGCGCAGAGTTGTGGTGGGTGTGGCGGGAGGCATTGCCGCATACAAGGCATGTCATATCATCCGTGCCTTCAAGGAGGCTGGGGATGATGTCAGGGTTGTGCCCACTGAGTCCGCACTCAGCTTTGTCGGCAGGTCCACATTTGAGGCATTGTCTGGCAATCCCGTATCCACCACCGTGTTTGATGATGTGGATCAGGTCCAGCACGTTCGAGTCGGTCAGGAGGCGGATCTGATTGTCATCGCACCCGCGACAGCCGACCTGATGGCGCGACTCGTCATGGGTAGAGCGGATGATCTACTGACTGCAACGGTGCTCGTGGCCACCTGTCCGGTGGTGGTGGCTCCGGCGATGCACACGGAGATGTGGTTCAATCCGGCAACCGTGGCCAATGTGGAGACCCTCCGTTCGCGTGGCATCACCGTCATCGAACCGGCGCATGGCCGCCTCACCGGCAAGGACACGGGCCCGGGACGCCTGCCGGATCCGGAACAGATCGTGGATATAGCCAACGCGGTGGGCAATGGAGTGGTTCTGGGGCAGGATCTGAAGGGCAAGCGTGTGCTCATCACCGCCGGTGGCACCCAGGAGAACATTGACCCGGTGCGGTTCATCGGCAACAGCTCATCTGGAAGGCAGGGTTTCGCTCTGGGGGAGATCGCAGCCCAGCGTGGAGCCAGGGTCACGATCGTCGCGGGTAACACCGCGGAGCTGTCCACACCGGCGGGCGCGGAGATAGTCAAAGTCAGCTCCACCCAGGACATGTTCGACGCCGTCCAGGAGAAGGCAGGGGAGTCGGACATCATCATCATGGCTGCTGCGGTCGCAGATTTCCGCCCGGACACCCAGGCGGATTCGAAGCTGAAGAAGGGTGGGGATGATGATTCACTGACCACCGTGCACCTGGTGGAAAATCCGGACATCCTCAAGACCACCGTCGCCCGCCGGTCGGAGGGGGAACTTGACTCCAATCCCGTCATTGTGGGTTTCGCCGCGGAAACCGGTGATGCCACCACCAGCGCCCTCGACTACGCCCGCGCCAAGTTGGAGCGGAAGGGCTGTGATCTTCTCATGTGCAATGAGGTCGGGCACGGCAAGGTTTTCGGCCAGTTGCGTAACCGGGGTTGGATCCTGGCTTCTGATGGTTCCGTCACTGAGGTGGAGGATGCCACCAAGCTTGAGGTGGCTGCGCACATCGTCAATGCGGTGGTGGCTTTCACCCGCTGA
- a CDS encoding primosomal protein N', with protein sequence MVNTRVPAPEVSVARVLPLLGLPHLDRLFDYRVTADQHADAQPGVRVRIRFGGRLVDAILIERTSHTDHKGELAWLDRVISPVVVYPEQTSRLIEALTDRYGGVRSDLIRSAIPNRHAGAEDSDTATSWEDLGVASEPDLSSWSAYQFGQSFVDAVLAGTTARAAWQIAPGDDWALAVASLAVKVVCDGGGALVVVPDQRDVDKLEAALRTLVAAKQVTVLNAGLGPQARYRRFLSVLSGQGRLVVGTRSAAFAPVADLKLAVILGDGDDNLVDPRAPYVHAREVLTTRSATEGCSLIIGGHTRTAEAQLLVESGWAHDLVAPRDTIRTRMPRIQAVGDSDYALERDPLARSARLPGVAFKAVRDTLARNEPVLIQVPRKGYVPTLACGNCRTPARCRHCNGPVGLPASDQNQAGVPTCRWCGRPDSRFRCQACGSPKLRAVVLGTERTAEELGRAFPSTRIITSGGNRVVDQVDHGPVIVVSTPGAEPVVQGAYGACLLLDTWALMGRQDLRATEDTLQKWAAAATLVRSHLHGGQVVVVADPSFPVVQSLIRWDMVSAASAELAGRREVGFPPSVHMAAIDGAAAALDTFLESAKLPANAEVLGPVDLPPGITLPGEYDENRFGPPQRMLIRTPLGPRSELGRALRAAQVARAARKNDLPLRVQMDPVHIG encoded by the coding sequence ATGGTTAATACCCGCGTCCCCGCTCCTGAAGTGTCGGTGGCGCGGGTTCTCCCTCTCCTGGGGTTGCCGCACCTTGACCGGCTGTTCGACTACCGGGTCACCGCCGATCAGCACGCCGACGCGCAACCCGGCGTGCGGGTCCGCATCCGGTTCGGTGGCAGGCTTGTCGACGCAATCCTCATCGAACGCACCAGCCACACCGACCATAAGGGCGAATTGGCCTGGCTGGATCGAGTCATTTCGCCGGTGGTGGTGTACCCGGAACAGACATCACGGCTCATCGAGGCTCTCACTGATCGGTACGGTGGGGTCCGCTCAGATCTCATCCGTTCCGCCATCCCCAACCGTCATGCGGGGGCGGAGGATTCTGACACCGCCACCTCCTGGGAGGATCTGGGAGTGGCCTCCGAACCGGATCTGTCCTCATGGTCCGCCTATCAGTTCGGTCAGTCCTTCGTGGATGCCGTCCTCGCCGGAACCACAGCCCGGGCAGCCTGGCAGATTGCCCCCGGCGATGATTGGGCCCTGGCGGTTGCTTCGCTTGCAGTGAAGGTGGTCTGCGACGGTGGTGGGGCATTGGTGGTGGTGCCGGATCAGAGGGACGTCGACAAGCTTGAAGCCGCGCTGCGCACACTCGTTGCCGCCAAACAGGTGACCGTGCTCAATGCAGGCCTCGGGCCACAGGCCCGCTACCGGCGGTTTCTCTCCGTGCTCAGCGGGCAGGGGCGCCTGGTGGTGGGGACTCGCAGCGCGGCGTTTGCACCGGTGGCGGACCTGAAACTGGCCGTCATTCTCGGTGATGGCGATGACAACCTGGTGGATCCCCGCGCACCGTATGTGCATGCCCGTGAGGTGTTGACCACCCGTTCCGCCACAGAGGGGTGTTCCCTCATCATCGGTGGACACACCCGGACGGCGGAGGCGCAGCTGCTGGTGGAATCTGGCTGGGCGCATGATCTTGTGGCCCCGAGGGACACCATCCGCACCCGCATGCCCCGGATTCAGGCGGTGGGGGACTCCGACTACGCCCTCGAGCGGGACCCGTTGGCACGCTCAGCACGTCTCCCGGGAGTGGCGTTCAAAGCGGTGCGGGACACCCTCGCGCGGAATGAACCCGTGCTCATTCAGGTGCCACGCAAGGGGTATGTGCCCACGCTGGCCTGTGGAAACTGCCGAACCCCCGCGCGTTGCCGACATTGCAACGGCCCCGTCGGCCTACCTGCTTCGGATCAGAATCAGGCCGGTGTGCCCACCTGCCGGTGGTGCGGACGCCCCGATTCCCGATTCCGTTGCCAGGCCTGTGGATCACCGAAACTACGTGCCGTGGTCCTGGGAACCGAACGCACAGCGGAGGAGCTCGGCAGGGCTTTCCCCTCCACCCGGATCATCACCTCTGGCGGCAACAGGGTGGTGGACCAGGTGGATCATGGTCCCGTGATCGTGGTGTCCACGCCAGGAGCTGAGCCTGTGGTGCAGGGTGCCTATGGCGCGTGCCTGCTGCTGGATACCTGGGCATTGATGGGCAGGCAGGATCTGCGTGCCACGGAGGACACGCTGCAGAAGTGGGCGGCGGCTGCCACCCTCGTGCGCTCCCATCTGCACGGCGGTCAGGTGGTGGTGGTTGCGGATCCCTCCTTCCCGGTCGTGCAGTCGCTCATCCGGTGGGACATGGTGAGTGCTGCCTCCGCGGAACTGGCCGGACGCCGGGAGGTGGGTTTTCCGCCCTCTGTCCACATGGCGGCCATCGATGGAGCAGCTGCTGCTCTGGACACCTTTCTTGAATCAGCGAAGCTACCCGCCAACGCAGAGGTGCTGGGGCCGGTGGATCTCCCTCCTGGTATCACCCTGCCTGGTGAATATGATGAGAACCGGTTCGGTCCGCCGCAGCGCATGCTGATCCGCACCCCGCTGGGTCCCCGCTCGGAACTCGGTAGGGCGTTGCGCGCAGCGCAGGTGGCACGCGCTGCGCGGAAGAATGACCTTCCGTTGCGGGTGCAGATGGATCCGGTCCACATCGGTTAG
- the def gene encoding peptide deformylase, whose protein sequence is MTVRDVRLFGDPVLTSRAEEIVDFDESLAVLVDDMFDTMEDAGGVGLAANQVGVLRRVFVFDCSHVDGGLRGHVINPVWEPVGETTQTGNEGCLSIPDVSAETTRHETVRLSGQDKDGNPIGMVASGLLSRCIQHETDHLDGVLFLKRLDPAERKAAMGVIRASDWFNK, encoded by the coding sequence ATGACCGTTCGTGACGTCAGACTTTTCGGTGATCCGGTATTGACCAGCAGAGCAGAAGAAATCGTCGATTTCGACGAGTCCCTGGCTGTCCTCGTGGACGATATGTTCGACACCATGGAGGATGCCGGCGGCGTGGGGTTAGCCGCCAACCAGGTCGGCGTGCTGCGGCGCGTGTTTGTCTTTGACTGCAGTCATGTTGACGGTGGCCTGCGGGGGCATGTGATCAACCCGGTGTGGGAGCCGGTGGGTGAAACCACCCAGACCGGTAATGAGGGCTGCCTCTCCATTCCTGATGTATCGGCAGAGACCACCCGCCATGAAACCGTCAGGCTCTCCGGCCAGGATAAAGATGGAAACCCCATCGGCATGGTTGCCTCGGGCCTGCTGTCCAGGTGCATCCAGCATGAGACCGACCATCTGGACGGTGTGTTGTTCCTCAAGCGACTGGATCCTGCGGAACGCAAAGCCGCCATGGGTGTCATCCGTGCCTCCGATTGGTTCAACAAGTAA
- the mihF gene encoding integration host factor, actinobacterial type, with the protein MALPQLTDEQRKAALAKAAEARKARAELKENLKRGNTNLKEVLEKAETDEIIGKTKVSALLEALPKVGKVKAKEIMEELGIAQTRRLRGLGDRQRRALLERFGFEG; encoded by the coding sequence GTGGCCCTTCCACAGTTGACTGATGAGCAGCGCAAGGCAGCTCTCGCCAAGGCAGCAGAAGCTCGTAAGGCTCGCGCTGAGCTCAAGGAGAACCTGAAGCGCGGCAACACTAACCTCAAGGAGGTGCTGGAGAAGGCTGAGACCGATGAGATCATCGGCAAGACCAAGGTCTCCGCACTCCTCGAGGCTCTTCCCAAGGTTGGCAAGGTTAAGGCCAAGGAGATCATGGAGGAGCTCGGCATCGCTCAGACCCGCCGCCTCCGTGGCCTGGGTGACCGTCAGCGTCGCGCCCTGCTTGAGCGTTTCGGATTCGAGGGTTAA
- the metK gene encoding methionine adenosyltransferase, with protein sequence MSQPTAVRLFTSESVTEGHPDKICDAISDTILDALLAADPHSRVAVETVVTTGLVHVVGEVRTKGYVEIPQLVRNKLIEIGFNSSEVGFDGRTCGVSVSIGEQSPEIADGVDTSHEARNNGDVEEDDRAGAGDQGLMFGYATNETGEYMPLPIALAHRLARRLTQVRKEGIVPHLRPDGKTQVTFAYDAEDRPSHLDTVVISTQHDPEVTHAWLEEQLREHVIDWVIRDAGIEHLATGDITVLINPSGSFILGGPMGDAGLTGRKIIVDTYGGMARHGGGAFSGKDPSKVDRSAAYAMRWVAKNIVAAGLADRAEVQVAYAIGRAKPVGLYVETFGTNKQGLTDEQIQAAVSAVFDLRPAAIIRELDLLQPIYSQTAAYGHFGRTDIDLPWESTNRVEQLREALNLAEIRL encoded by the coding sequence GTGTCCCAGCCAACCGCAGTCCGTTTGTTCACCAGCGAGTCAGTGACTGAAGGGCACCCGGACAAGATCTGCGACGCAATCTCAGACACCATCCTCGATGCCCTTCTGGCTGCGGATCCACATTCCCGTGTGGCGGTGGAGACCGTTGTCACCACCGGTCTCGTTCACGTTGTCGGTGAAGTCCGCACCAAGGGATATGTAGAGATTCCCCAACTGGTCCGTAATAAGCTCATCGAGATCGGATTCAATTCCTCTGAGGTCGGTTTTGATGGCCGCACCTGTGGTGTGTCCGTCTCCATCGGTGAGCAGTCCCCGGAGATCGCCGATGGCGTGGACACCTCCCATGAGGCCCGTAACAACGGTGACGTGGAAGAGGATGACCGGGCAGGCGCGGGTGACCAGGGTCTGATGTTTGGTTATGCCACCAACGAGACCGGGGAGTACATGCCGCTCCCGATCGCGCTGGCGCACCGGTTGGCCCGTCGCCTCACCCAGGTACGCAAGGAGGGGATTGTCCCTCACCTGCGCCCGGACGGCAAGACCCAGGTGACCTTCGCTTATGACGCCGAGGACAGGCCCTCCCACCTGGACACCGTGGTCATTTCCACCCAGCATGATCCTGAGGTGACCCATGCCTGGTTGGAGGAGCAGCTGCGTGAGCATGTCATCGACTGGGTGATCAGGGATGCCGGAATCGAGCACCTCGCCACCGGAGACATCACCGTGCTGATCAACCCCTCTGGCTCCTTCATCCTCGGTGGTCCCATGGGAGACGCCGGCCTGACGGGCCGCAAGATCATCGTGGACACCTACGGCGGAATGGCTCGCCATGGCGGCGGTGCCTTCTCCGGCAAGGATCCGTCAAAGGTGGACCGTTCCGCGGCCTATGCCATGCGCTGGGTTGCCAAGAACATCGTGGCGGCTGGTCTCGCCGACCGAGCTGAGGTCCAGGTGGCCTACGCCATCGGTCGTGCCAAGCCGGTGGGCCTCTATGTGGAGACCTTCGGCACCAACAAACAGGGTCTGACTGATGAGCAGATCCAGGCTGCGGTCTCTGCCGTTTTCGATCTGCGTCCGGCTGCTATCATCCGTGAGCTTGATCTGCTCCAGCCGATCTACTCGCAGACCGCCGCATATGGTCACTTCGGTCGCACTGATATTGATCTGCCGTGGGAAAGCACCAACCGTGTCGAGCAGCTCCGTGAGGCTCTGAACCTGGCCGAGATCCGCCTATAG
- the gmk gene encoding guanylate kinase, which translates to MSGDNPHGRLVILAGPSAVGKSTVVDRLRSDVPNLYFSVSMTTRSPRPGEVDGRDYFYVTAQEFQEKIDCGEMLEWADIHGGLQRSGTPAEPVRQAREEGRPVLVEVDLIGARNIAQLIPEAETIFLAPPSWEVLVERLTGRGTESQDVIDRRLETAREELAAKSEFKHIVVNENVDDAVAAIKAVLLGA; encoded by the coding sequence GTGTCCGGCGATAACCCACATGGAAGGCTCGTGATTCTTGCGGGCCCGTCAGCAGTCGGAAAGTCGACTGTGGTGGATCGCCTTCGGAGTGACGTCCCAAACCTGTATTTCAGTGTGTCCATGACCACCCGGTCACCACGTCCGGGTGAAGTGGATGGCAGAGATTATTTCTATGTCACCGCACAGGAATTCCAGGAAAAGATCGACTGTGGAGAAATGCTCGAATGGGCAGATATCCATGGCGGTCTGCAGCGTTCCGGCACCCCTGCTGAGCCCGTTCGTCAGGCTCGCGAGGAGGGGCGTCCAGTTCTGGTTGAGGTTGATCTCATCGGAGCGCGTAACATTGCCCAGCTCATTCCTGAAGCTGAAACCATCTTCCTGGCGCCACCGTCATGGGAAGTTCTGGTGGAGAGGCTGACTGGTCGGGGGACCGAGAGCCAGGACGTCATTGATCGCAGGCTGGAAACCGCACGCGAGGAACTGGCGGCTAAGAGCGAGTTCAAACACATCGTTGTCAATGAAAATGTTGATGACGCGGTGGCGGCAATCAAGGCCGTACTGCTCGGCGCTTAG